In candidate division WOR-3 bacterium, a genomic segment contains:
- a CDS encoding adenylate/guanylate cyclase domain-containing protein, whose translation MIYSRNIRFSSSEARLSKLLAQRLMEGADKKRIDEKIWDLFGEEWAIMFTDLTGFSRKVEQFGIVHFLQTIYESERLLVPVIEEFDGILIKMEGDSMLVIFRNVNKAVECSRAMQECLEEYNRTRADEEKVLLCVGISCGKILKIGDFDVYGSAVNKASKLGEEVASAGEVLLTEDVIGLCGSDFKFKEKQAKNVSEELGKIFILDRSAAGEIFE comes from the coding sequence ATGATATATTCGAGAAATATTAGATTTTCTTCTTCCGAAGCAAGGCTGTCAAAGCTTCTCGCTCAAAGATTGATGGAAGGAGCCGACAAAAAAAGAATAGACGAAAAAATATGGGACCTTTTCGGCGAAGAATGGGCAATAATGTTCACTGATCTGACGGGTTTTTCCAGAAAAGTCGAGCAGTTCGGGATAGTCCACTTTCTACAGACAATTTATGAATCCGAAAGACTTTTGGTTCCTGTGATAGAAGAGTTTGACGGAATTCTTATAAAGATGGAAGGCGACAGCATGCTCGTCATATTCCGGAACGTCAATAAGGCCGTCGAGTGTTCGAGAGCCATGCAGGAGTGTCTTGAAGAGTATAACAGAACCAGGGCAGACGAAGAGAAGGTTCTTCTGTGCGTCGGAATAAGCTGCGGAAAGATCCTGAAAATCGGCGATTTCGACGTTTACGGATCCGCGGTCAACAAAGCGAGTAAACTCGGAGAGGAAGTAGCATCAGCCGGAGAAGTTCTTTTAACAGAAGATGTTATCGGACTATGCGGAAGCGATTTCAAATTCAAAGAAAAACAGGCCAAAAATGTTTCAGAAGAGTTGGGAAAAATATTCATACTGGATCGAAGCGCGGCAGGAGAAATATTTGAATAA
- a CDS encoding glycosyltransferase family 39 protein: MYFDKYAQQIAGGNLLGNEIFHKAPLYQYFLGLIYALFGHNYAVPRLIQVMMGSATTVLVFFTARKLFGRAAGWTAFVLSALNGVSIYFSGELLMPTLLSFFMLVSAAVFMKAFETKSLLLHFASGICFGLTSITRPNFLAPVFIFLLIITLSGKKDFIPKLALILAGLLITVLPVTIRNYAVGNDFVPISSQGGVIFYIGNNTFSDGMSAVIPGTGDDWDEIALAERETGKPMRPSEASNFWFKKALGEIAKKPGTFAKLMLMKILYFINGYEIPNNQNIYLASKGTYVSALVKKIPLFGDFWLYVPSGIIVPMGISGMFLAFFKKRKTSVIPALLILSYSASIIVFCVFSRLRAPLLQFFTLFAAFFAVTVIREANNKKISVPSSLLFLAFLGISNYRFVRSEFSSAAMYHFNLGLKYYAESDFRIAASEFQNCLRLEPGYPRANLNLGLISYNTGDLKSAEKFYELEILYNPNEARSYNNLAVLYSRMGHDSLSVENWKKAVYLNPRYTEARLNLGAKYENLGFQDSALNIYLSILSYDKFSETTYSGIARIYQRKGLIKESAENYEKAISINPENHENYFNYSLLYSESADYGNAIRLLEKSVGLRPDFAAGYNNLGLCFFYSGEIEKALLSLKKAVSLDYQSVQTHLALAMVYESIGETDSADSERTVAASLTGTREDF; the protein is encoded by the coding sequence TTGTATTTCGACAAATACGCACAGCAAATAGCCGGTGGAAACCTTTTGGGGAACGAAATATTTCACAAGGCCCCGCTGTATCAGTATTTTTTGGGTTTGATCTACGCGCTTTTCGGACATAATTACGCGGTGCCGAGACTGATCCAGGTTATGATGGGTTCGGCTACTACGGTTTTGGTTTTCTTTACCGCCAGAAAATTGTTCGGAAGAGCCGCGGGGTGGACCGCTTTCGTGCTGTCCGCTTTAAACGGCGTGTCAATATATTTTTCGGGCGAACTTCTAATGCCTACGCTTTTATCTTTTTTCATGCTCGTGTCGGCGGCGGTTTTCATGAAAGCTTTCGAAACGAAATCTTTGCTCCTTCACTTTGCATCTGGAATATGCTTCGGATTGACCTCGATAACCAGACCGAATTTCCTCGCGCCGGTTTTTATATTTCTCCTCATAATTACTTTGTCAGGTAAAAAGGATTTTATACCGAAACTTGCTTTGATCCTCGCCGGCCTTTTAATCACAGTTCTTCCTGTCACAATCAGGAATTATGCCGTTGGAAATGATTTCGTTCCGATTTCTTCCCAGGGAGGTGTAATATTTTATATAGGTAATAATACTTTTTCAGACGGCATGTCGGCAGTAATACCCGGAACGGGTGACGACTGGGACGAAATTGCCCTGGCAGAAAGAGAAACGGGCAAGCCGATGAGACCTTCGGAAGCTTCCAATTTCTGGTTTAAAAAAGCGCTGGGCGAAATAGCAAAAAAGCCGGGAACGTTCGCGAAGTTAATGCTTATGAAAATCCTTTATTTTATTAACGGATACGAGATACCCAACAATCAGAACATCTATCTGGCTTCCAAGGGCACTTATGTTTCAGCCCTGGTGAAAAAGATACCTCTTTTCGGTGATTTTTGGCTTTATGTCCCTTCCGGAATAATTGTGCCCATGGGTATTTCGGGAATGTTTCTGGCGTTTTTCAAAAAGAGGAAAACTTCAGTGATTCCCGCACTTTTGATACTGTCATATTCGGCTTCCATCATCGTTTTTTGCGTTTTCAGCAGGCTGAGAGCCCCTCTTCTGCAGTTTTTCACTCTATTCGCCGCTTTTTTCGCCGTGACTGTCATAAGGGAAGCAAATAACAAAAAAATCTCGGTTCCATCGTCCTTGCTTTTTCTCGCGTTTCTCGGTATTTCAAATTACCGGTTCGTCAGGTCGGAATTTTCTTCGGCGGCGATGTACCATTTCAACCTCGGTTTGAAATACTACGCAGAATCGGATTTCAGAATCGCGGCTTCAGAATTTCAGAATTGCCTCAGGCTAGAACCGGGCTATCCCAGGGCAAATCTTAATCTGGGACTGATATCATACAATACAGGAGATTTGAAAAGCGCAGAAAAGTTCTACGAACTTGAAATCCTATATAACCCCAACGAAGCCAGATCATACAACAACTTGGCTGTTCTTTATTCCCGAATGGGACATGATTCTCTTTCAGTTGAAAACTGGAAAAAAGCCGTTTATTTAAATCCCCGTTATACAGAAGCGCGTCTCAACCTCGGAGCAAAATACGAAAACCTCGGTTTTCAGGACTCGGCTCTGAATATCTACCTTTCTATCCTTTCGTACGACAAATTTTCAGAAACGACATATTCAGGCATTGCCAGAATCTACCAGAGAAAAGGGTTGATTAAAGAATCCGCCGAAAATTATGAAAAAGCGATATCAATCAACCCCGAAAACCACGAAAATTACTTCAATTACTCACTTCTATATTCCGAATCCGCCGATTACGGCAATGCGATCCGTCTTCTTGAAAAATCTGTCGGTTTACGTCCTGATTTTGCCGCGGGGTACAACAATCTAGGTTTGTGTTTTTTTTACTCGGGCGAAATCGAAAAAGCTCTATTGTCTCTTAAAAAAGCAGTCTCTCTGGATTACCAGTCGGTTCAGACTCATTTGGCCCTGGCAATGGTCTATGAGTCAATAGGAGAAACCGACAGTGCCGATTCCGAGCGAACCGTCGCCGCATCTCTGACAGGAACCCGTGAAGATTTTTAG
- a CDS encoding L-threonine 3-dehydrogenase: protein MLKKILVTGSVGQIGSELTMYLRSRYGNENVVAGIHRTQPTQKLKDSGPCETVDCRNPEALGRIAEKYKINTIYHLAAVLSAAGEKNPQLAWDININGLYNVLELAREKKCAVFIPSSIAAFGPETPKDKTPQDTIQRVSTMYGVTKVAGELLSDYYFKRFDVDARGLRYPGIISYETLPGGGTTDYAVEIFYEAIKTGKYSCFLKSDTMLDMMYMPDCIKATVDVMEADPSRLKHRNAFNVTAFSCTPELLAREIKKHVSSFEISYEIDQVKQAIADSWPNSLDDSAAKNEWGWKPDYDLSAMTKDMLEKLTHKLKG, encoded by the coding sequence ATGTTGAAAAAAATACTTGTAACCGGCTCTGTAGGACAGATTGGATCAGAGCTGACTATGTACCTCAGAAGCAGATATGGAAATGAAAACGTAGTCGCCGGCATTCACAGGACCCAGCCGACTCAGAAACTTAAGGATTCGGGTCCATGCGAAACGGTTGACTGCAGAAATCCCGAAGCTCTCGGCAGAATTGCAGAAAAATACAAAATCAACACTATTTATCATCTTGCCGCCGTTCTTTCAGCCGCAGGTGAAAAGAATCCCCAGCTCGCTTGGGACATTAATATCAACGGACTATACAACGTACTTGAATTAGCCAGAGAAAAAAAGTGCGCGGTTTTCATTCCCAGTTCCATAGCCGCATTCGGTCCTGAAACCCCCAAAGACAAAACACCCCAGGACACTATTCAAAGGGTTTCAACCATGTATGGAGTGACTAAAGTTGCCGGAGAACTTCTTAGCGATTACTACTTCAAGAGGTTCGATGTTGACGCCAGAGGTCTAAGATACCCAGGCATAATTTCCTACGAAACTCTTCCCGGAGGAGGAACTACCGATTACGCCGTTGAAATATTTTACGAAGCCATTAAAACAGGCAAATACAGCTGTTTCCTGAAATCAGATACGATGCTCGACATGATGTATATGCCTGACTGCATCAAGGCGACCGTTGATGTCATGGAGGCTGATCCTTCAAGGCTAAAGCACAGAAACGCTTTTAACGTCACCGCGTTCAGCTGTACTCCGGAGCTTCTCGCTCGGGAAATTAAAAAACACGTTTCTTCGTTCGAAATTTCATACGAAATAGATCAGGTAAAACAGGCAATAGCGGATTCCTGGCCTAACAGTCTCGATGACAGCGCAGCCAAGAACGAATGGGGCTGGAAACCTGACTACGATCTTTCCGCAATGACAAAAGATATGCTGGAAAAACTGACTCATAAACTCAAAGGATAA